A single Pseudodesulfovibrio aespoeensis Aspo-2 DNA region contains:
- a CDS encoding glycosyltransferase family 2 protein: MDDTFVSIILPTYNRAGFLPTALDSVFAQTWPLWELVVIDDGSTDGTEAVLDQYDDPRMVRLRQENRGVSAARNTGIRASSGAMIALLDSDDQWLPDKLERQLAYMRRHGYDICQTDEIWIRNGRRVNQKNKYAKPEGWFFEESLKMCLISPSCAMFTRRAWADIGPFDEAMPSCEDYDMWLRACLRYPVGLVAEPLTVKHGGRPDQLSNCVPCADEHRIRALLKILQGGGLDARQRAAALDELERKVAIYTQGCEKRGRTEDAQRVWNLFCMAREGKEVPLNS; this comes from the coding sequence ATGGACGATACGTTCGTTTCAATCATTCTCCCCACCTACAACAGGGCCGGGTTCCTCCCTACCGCGCTGGACTCGGTCTTTGCCCAGACCTGGCCGCTCTGGGAGCTGGTGGTCATCGACGACGGCTCCACCGACGGAACAGAGGCCGTGCTCGACCAATATGACGACCCGCGCATGGTCCGTTTGCGCCAGGAGAACCGGGGCGTCTCCGCAGCCCGCAACACGGGCATCCGCGCCAGCTCGGGTGCCATGATCGCCCTCCTCGACTCCGACGATCAGTGGCTCCCCGACAAGCTGGAGAGGCAGCTGGCCTACATGCGGCGGCACGGCTATGACATATGCCAGACGGACGAGATCTGGATCAGGAATGGCAGGCGCGTCAACCAGAAGAACAAGTACGCCAAGCCCGAGGGGTGGTTCTTCGAGGAGTCGCTCAAGATGTGCCTGATCAGCCCCTCGTGCGCCATGTTCACCCGGCGCGCCTGGGCGGACATCGGCCCCTTTGACGAGGCCATGCCGTCCTGCGAGGATTATGACATGTGGCTGCGGGCCTGCCTGCGTTATCCGGTCGGGCTGGTGGCCGAGCCCCTGACCGTCAAGCACGGCGGCAGGCCGGACCAGCTCTCCAACTGCGTGCCTTGTGCGGACGAGCACCGGATTCGCGCACTGCTCAAGATCCTGCAGGGTGGCGGACTTGACGCCCGGCAACGCGCCGCGGCTTTGGACGAATTGGAGCGCAAGGTTGCCATTTATACGCAAGGGTGCGAAAAGAGGGGAAGAACAGAAGACGCCCAGCGCGTTTGGAATCTGTTTTGCATGGCCCGCGAGGGGAAGGAAGTTCCCCTGAATTCATGA
- a CDS encoding TolC family protein, which translates to MRFTRSLVMILALAALLAIGSLAIAADADPEPGTDAAAEAQDITGSFDLERSVKRALSLNPNMTAIRAQLQGSRFGTRSSFGKFLPSVSGSYGYTNYGRRLSTSDKHDDWVSNVNINQPVFKGFNLLATWQKSKLTEESNEASLTDVELSLISSVQSNFLSLLKARMDVKSGEDSVARLESQLKVITAFYDVGLKPKSEVLDAEVDLATARQDLLIARNNVSTQQAQLNTLLNIPIETNVDYVGELVNIPFSLTLPECLTRAYKGRPDLVIGQKSVEIAKKDSTIAASSFYPQVEADWNYYNKGVDAGLSRGGVYPYTSKEYWTVGVGASMSIFEWGADYYDYKQFEEIVKQVEAQLEDTRLNAGFEVKQSLLNIYEAADRINVADKSVEAAEEAYRMAVARYQAQVGTNTDVLNAQARLTTSEAQLSQALADYGTAISSLYVSMGEKNLGLTTGE; encoded by the coding sequence ATGCGCTTCACCCGGTCTCTGGTCATGATTCTGGCCCTTGCCGCCCTCTTGGCCATTGGCAGCCTGGCGATAGCCGCGGATGCGGACCCCGAGCCGGGGACGGACGCGGCTGCCGAGGCACAGGACATCACCGGTTCCTTTGATCTTGAGCGCAGTGTCAAGCGCGCCCTGTCCCTCAACCCGAACATGACGGCCATCCGGGCCCAACTCCAGGGTTCGAGATTCGGCACCCGCTCATCCTTCGGCAAGTTCCTGCCTTCGGTCAGCGGCAGCTACGGCTACACCAATTATGGCCGCAGGCTGTCCACTTCCGACAAGCATGACGACTGGGTCTCCAACGTCAACATCAATCAGCCGGTGTTCAAGGGTTTCAACCTACTCGCCACCTGGCAGAAGTCCAAGCTGACAGAGGAGTCCAACGAGGCTTCGCTGACCGATGTCGAGTTGTCCCTGATCTCCAGCGTCCAGTCCAACTTCCTGTCGCTGCTCAAGGCGCGCATGGATGTCAAGAGCGGTGAGGACTCGGTGGCCCGCCTCGAATCCCAGCTCAAGGTCATCACCGCCTTCTACGATGTCGGCCTCAAGCCCAAGTCCGAAGTGCTCGACGCCGAGGTTGACCTGGCCACCGCCAGACAGGATCTCCTGATCGCCCGCAACAATGTCTCCACCCAGCAGGCGCAGCTCAACACGCTGCTCAACATTCCCATTGAAACCAACGTCGATTACGTCGGCGAGCTGGTCAATATTCCCTTCAGCCTGACCCTGCCGGAGTGCCTGACCCGCGCCTACAAGGGCAGGCCCGACCTCGTCATCGGCCAGAAGAGCGTCGAGATCGCCAAGAAGGACTCCACCATCGCGGCCAGCAGCTTCTACCCCCAGGTGGAGGCGGACTGGAACTACTACAACAAGGGCGTGGACGCCGGTCTCAGCCGGGGCGGGGTCTATCCATACACCTCCAAGGAATACTGGACTGTCGGCGTGGGCGCTTCCATGTCCATCTTCGAGTGGGGCGCGGACTACTACGACTACAAGCAGTTCGAGGAGATCGTGAAGCAGGTCGAGGCCCAGCTTGAGGACACGCGCCTCAATGCCGGGTTCGAGGTCAAGCAGTCGCTGCTGAACATCTACGAGGCCGCCGACCGCATCAACGTGGCCGACAAGTCCGTGGAGGCCGCGGAAGAGGCCTACCGCATGGCCGTGGCCCGCTATCAGGCCCAGGTGGGCACCAACACCGACGTGCTCAACGCCCAGGCCCGCCTGACCACCAGCGAGGCCCAGCTCTCCCAGGCTCTGGCCGACTATGGCACCGCCATTTCCTCGCTCTATGTCTCCATGGGCGAGAAAAACCTCGGCCTGACCACCGGGGAATAG
- a CDS encoding lytic murein transglycosylase, which translates to MQRAASVISLAAVFIFLLVATCRTPALAGDPAWAPLVRRLADDGLDKSRVNALFADDSLKFSPEIMARKMNALLKTKLAARKPGPPAEPQVMERYLNPILIAGAYAFYLEHNKVLAAIEKRYGVPGTVLTALLLVETKLGTQVGKHNAMTILASMALARDFELIRPLVARTDLSPEMAGWLVSRTEQKGNWAYEELKALIEYADKNGLDPLTMPSSMYGAIGLCQFIPSSAVSYGRDGNGDGRVDLFDMTDALHSMAYFVMRHGWKTGLDREAELKVIYRYNHSQSYALTIMAVADRIGKAGEFFGN; encoded by the coding sequence ATGCAACGCGCGGCCAGCGTCATCTCGTTGGCCGCCGTTTTCATTTTCCTCCTTGTCGCGACCTGCCGGACACCGGCCCTGGCCGGTGACCCTGCCTGGGCACCGCTGGTCCGGCGGCTGGCAGACGACGGCCTGGACAAGAGCCGCGTCAACGCCCTGTTTGCCGATGACAGCCTGAAATTCTCGCCCGAGATCATGGCCAGGAAGATGAACGCGCTGCTCAAGACCAAACTCGCGGCGCGCAAGCCCGGCCCGCCTGCCGAGCCCCAGGTCATGGAGCGCTACCTCAATCCCATCCTCATTGCCGGGGCCTACGCCTTCTACCTGGAGCACAACAAGGTGCTCGCGGCCATCGAGAAGCGCTACGGCGTGCCGGGAACCGTGCTTACCGCGCTCTTGCTGGTGGAGACCAAGCTCGGCACGCAGGTGGGCAAGCACAACGCCATGACCATCCTGGCGAGCATGGCCCTGGCCCGTGACTTTGAGCTGATCAGGCCCCTTGTCGCGCGCACCGACCTTTCGCCGGAGATGGCCGGGTGGCTTGTCAGCAGGACCGAGCAGAAGGGCAACTGGGCCTACGAGGAACTGAAGGCCCTGATCGAGTACGCCGACAAGAACGGCCTCGACCCGCTGACCATGCCAAGCTCCATGTACGGAGCCATCGGGCTGTGCCAGTTCATCCCCTCAAGCGCGGTCAGCTACGGCAGGGACGGCAACGGCGATGGCCGCGTTGATCTCTTCGACATGACCGACGCCCTGCACAGCATGGCCTATTTCGTCATGCGCCACGGCTGGAAAACCGGGCTCGACCGCGAGGCCGAACTCAAGGTCATTTACCGCTACAATCATTCGCAGAGTTACGCCCTGACCATCATGGCCGTGGCCGACAGGATAGGAAAGGCTGGGGAATTTTTCGGGAACTAG
- a CDS encoding dual CXXC motif small (seleno)protein, with translation MFARRKRTWQAKGMVCDKCRLDLTAHRECREVMLRCPNCGTIYPLKEFVPEMDDDFEEEMGFVPMDRI, from the coding sequence GTGTTCGCCCGTCGCAAGAGGACGTGGCAGGCCAAGGGCATGGTGTGCGATAAGTGCAGGCTGGACCTGACCGCCCATCGTGAATGCCGCGAAGTCATGCTGCGCTGCCCGAACTGTGGCACGATCTACCCCCTCAAGGAGTTTGTCCCGGAGATGGATGACGACTTTGAAGAGGAGATGGGCTTTGTACCCATGGACCGTATTTGA
- a CDS encoding DUF1614 domain-containing protein, translating into MNNPYFQFSGGVIGALLFLAGLFFILVFLPVSIVAEAFSRLGLTTFQGVLMFMAIVVGRTVNIPVHTSQRLVMVRRPISVRCVMDTRGQGACVEDEPANELKKQVFAVNLGGCVLPLLLSLTFLLGMADAVGAVGFGWIGFALVAVAAGCYAVSRPDVLTGMRVPLFMPALMTFVSVYFFVPEPIRPLAAYVAGTMGTILGGNVALLLTPRLRNRIATPLVSIGGAGTFGGVLVAGVLAVLLA; encoded by the coding sequence ATGAATAATCCATACTTCCAATTTTCCGGCGGCGTGATCGGAGCCCTGCTCTTCCTGGCCGGGTTGTTTTTCATCCTCGTCTTCCTGCCTGTGAGTATTGTGGCCGAGGCGTTCTCGCGCCTGGGGCTGACCACTTTTCAGGGGGTGCTCATGTTCATGGCCATTGTCGTGGGCAGGACCGTGAACATCCCGGTTCATACCAGTCAGAGGCTGGTGATGGTCCGCCGCCCGATCTCCGTGCGCTGCGTCATGGATACGCGCGGACAGGGAGCGTGTGTCGAGGACGAACCGGCCAACGAGCTGAAGAAGCAGGTCTTTGCCGTCAACCTGGGCGGCTGCGTCCTGCCGCTGCTCCTGAGCCTGACCTTCCTGCTCGGCATGGCCGATGCCGTGGGAGCGGTTGGTTTTGGCTGGATCGGGTTTGCCCTGGTCGCGGTGGCGGCTGGTTGCTACGCCGTGTCCAGGCCCGATGTGCTCACCGGGATGCGCGTGCCGCTGTTCATGCCCGCCCTGATGACCTTCGTGTCCGTCTATTTTTTCGTGCCTGAGCCGATCCGCCCGCTGGCCGCCTACGTGGCCGGGACCATGGGCACCATCCTCGGCGGCAACGTGGCCCTGCTTCTGACGCCGCGCCTGCGCAACCGCATCGCCACGCCCCTGGTCTCCATCGGCGGGGCCGGAACCTTTGGCGGGGTGCTGGTGGCCGGGGTGCTCGCCGTGCTGCTGGCCTGA
- a CDS encoding glycosyltransferase family 4 protein, which yields MKIFQVINVRWYNATAWYAITLSRLLADAGHEVTVLTQAGTPSEEAARGFGLNTVAVDLNTNNPVRLAIAARHIIQLLKAHRPDIVNCHRGEGFFLWGLLKLLRFDYRLVRTRGDQRPPRSDAFNRMLHAEVADAVVVTNRRMADYFLRKMRTPAHGLWLIHGGVDTARFAFDAKGRDRVRAEFGFGPGDVVVGLVGRFDRVKGHKETIEAVARLRDRGMDTVRLFLIGFDTAMTSSQIQASIDEHGLGDITRISGRRDDVPACISALDIGVVASLWSEAIARSALEIMAAERPMVSTSVGVMPDLTAPAMLVKPGDSTGLADALAGLINDPALRRQVLEAQRRTLSQLTLEEFLKRSLNLYTSLIDGG from the coding sequence ATGAAAATCTTCCAAGTCATCAACGTACGCTGGTACAACGCCACCGCGTGGTACGCCATCACCCTGAGCCGCCTGCTGGCCGATGCCGGGCACGAGGTGACCGTCCTGACCCAGGCCGGCACCCCGTCCGAGGAGGCCGCGCGCGGATTCGGCCTGAACACCGTGGCAGTGGACCTCAACACCAACAATCCGGTCCGCCTCGCCATCGCCGCAAGGCATATCATACAACTGCTCAAAGCGCACCGCCCGGACATCGTCAACTGCCACCGGGGCGAGGGGTTCTTTCTTTGGGGGCTGCTCAAGCTCCTGCGCTTCGACTACAGGCTCGTGCGCACCAGAGGCGACCAGCGCCCGCCGCGCAGCGACGCCTTCAACCGCATGCTCCACGCCGAGGTGGCCGACGCCGTGGTGGTCACCAACCGGCGCATGGCCGACTATTTTCTCCGCAAGATGCGCACCCCGGCCCACGGACTGTGGCTCATCCACGGCGGGGTCGATACCGCCCGCTTCGCCTTTGACGCCAAGGGGCGCGACAGGGTCCGGGCGGAATTCGGCTTCGGCCCCGGCGATGTCGTGGTCGGGCTGGTCGGACGGTTCGACCGGGTCAAGGGGCACAAGGAAACCATCGAGGCCGTGGCCCGGCTCCGCGACCGGGGCATGGACACCGTGCGCCTCTTCCTCATCGGGTTCGACACGGCCATGACCAGCTCCCAGATACAGGCGTCCATCGACGAACACGGCCTGGGCGACATCACCCGCATCAGCGGCAGACGCGATGACGTGCCCGCCTGCATCTCGGCCCTGGACATCGGCGTGGTCGCCTCGCTCTGGTCCGAGGCCATCGCCCGGTCCGCCCTTGAGATCATGGCCGCCGAGCGGCCCATGGTCTCAACCAGCGTCGGCGTCATGCCGGACCTGACCGCCCCGGCCATGCTTGTGAAGCCGGGCGACTCCACCGGGCTGGCAGACGCCCTGGCCGGGCTGATCAACGACCCTGCCCTGCGCAGACAGGTACTTGAGGCACAGAGGCGGACCCTGTCGCAACTGACGCTGGAGGAATTCCTCAAGCGCAGCCTCAACCTCTACACCAGCCTGATCGACGGCGGCTAG
- a CDS encoding MogA/MoaB family molybdenum cofactor biosynthesis protein — translation MSDRMITVSFAAPLASGECVHLCQEGEGALAGWATVMELLPGLRAGDRLDSGGAALCLLTVGWLPGGEGRASRPLYLLRAETEVPAGTGPFTVTRPGYALAWITLSDKGAAGKRTDESGPLVGALVAGKLDLGLVQGFVIPDEAGLLKGLMVDLALVQGFDLILTTGGTGVGPRDITPEATLAVIEKRLPGFERAMTSASLAKTPHGAISRAVAGTLGQAVIVNLPGSPRAVAECLEPILPTLRHALEKLQGDPSDCAVLRK, via the coding sequence ATGTCCGATCGTATGATCACTGTGAGTTTTGCGGCTCCACTCGCTTCGGGCGAGTGCGTGCATCTGTGCCAGGAAGGCGAGGGCGCTCTGGCGGGATGGGCCACGGTCATGGAACTGTTGCCCGGCCTGCGGGCTGGCGACCGGCTTGACAGCGGGGGCGCGGCCCTGTGCCTGCTCACCGTGGGCTGGCTGCCCGGCGGAGAGGGGCGCGCCTCGCGTCCCCTGTACCTGCTGCGGGCCGAAACCGAAGTGCCTGCGGGTACTGGACCCTTCACGGTGACCAGACCGGGCTATGCCCTGGCCTGGATCACCCTGAGCGACAAGGGCGCGGCTGGCAAGCGCACGGACGAGTCCGGCCCCCTGGTGGGCGCCTTGGTGGCCGGGAAGCTCGACCTCGGTCTTGTCCAGGGGTTCGTCATCCCGGACGAGGCCGGACTGCTCAAGGGGCTCATGGTCGATCTCGCCCTGGTCCAGGGGTTCGACCTGATCCTGACCACCGGCGGCACTGGCGTCGGCCCGCGCGACATCACGCCGGAGGCCACCCTGGCCGTCATCGAGAAGCGGCTGCCCGGATTCGAGCGGGCCATGACCTCGGCCAGCCTTGCCAAGACGCCGCACGGGGCTATCTCCCGGGCTGTGGCCGGGACGCTGGGGCAGGCGGTGATCGTCAACCTGCCCGGCAGCCCCAGGGCCGTGGCCGAATGCCTGGAGCCGATCCTGCCAACCTTGCGCCACGCCCTGGAAAAACTCCAGGGCGATCCCTCGGATTGCGCTGTTTTACGCAAGTAA
- the gpmA gene encoding 2,3-diphosphoglycerate-dependent phosphoglycerate mutase: MHKLVLVRHGQSEWNLENRFTGWTDVDLTAQGVREAVDGAALLRDGGFAFDIAHTSYLKRAIRTLWLIQEEMDLMWLPVFKTWRLNERHYGALQGLNKAETAARYGDEQVFAWRRSFDTPPPPLEPDDARYPGHDPRYAALSPGEVPRCESLKATIDRTMPYWFETVAPQIHAGQRVLIVAHGNSLRGLVKYLDDMDEEAITQLNIPTGLPLVYELDDSLKALNRYYLGDQEAAARAAEAVANQAKGG; encoded by the coding sequence ATGCACAAGCTGGTACTGGTGCGGCACGGGCAGAGTGAGTGGAACCTCGAAAACCGTTTCACCGGCTGGACCGACGTGGACCTGACGGCCCAGGGCGTCCGCGAGGCGGTGGACGGCGCGGCCCTCCTGCGCGACGGCGGATTTGCCTTTGACATCGCCCATACTTCTTATCTCAAGCGGGCCATCCGCACCCTGTGGCTGATCCAGGAGGAGATGGACCTCATGTGGCTGCCGGTCTTCAAGACATGGCGGCTCAACGAACGCCACTACGGCGCGCTCCAGGGGCTGAACAAGGCAGAGACCGCGGCCCGCTACGGCGACGAGCAGGTCTTTGCCTGGCGACGCAGTTTTGACACGCCCCCGCCGCCGCTCGAACCGGACGATGCCCGCTATCCGGGCCACGATCCCCGCTATGCCGCCCTTTCGCCGGGGGAGGTGCCGCGCTGCGAGAGCCTTAAGGCCACCATCGACAGGACCATGCCCTACTGGTTCGAGACCGTGGCCCCGCAAATCCATGCGGGCCAGCGCGTGCTCATCGTGGCCCACGGCAACTCCCTGCGAGGACTGGTCAAATACCTCGACGACATGGACGAGGAGGCCATCACCCAGCTGAACATCCCCACCGGCCTGCCCCTGGTCTACGAGCTGGACGACAGCCTGAAAGCCCTGAACCGGTATTACCTGGGCGACCAGGAGGCTGCGGCCAGGGCTGCCGAGGCGGTTGCCAATCAGGCCAAGGGCGGGTAG
- a CDS encoding tetratricopeptide repeat protein, translating to MPSIAKLIDSLPEISQSRLVASGVGVWVAWRGNLNNAVENTFREYGALVVAREIDQALWFCNTNEIFRALARLQIWAKVNPVPVFCQVVPLTLLVGYDMAHSVSLSVELDRQECRFPEDFEVFIHPKLKERVNTIPGLTSPVVGTVDGLAPVDWLGLHADHGLDYETVRKWYFVIKPLGKMSDKDSILGWRDFSIEIVDLLKKNGLRYISDVKDGFIFFPLDNFRLLRSFCSEILTLIKTLKEDPAKQYWPVVMVAVAQGNLQFTGDLPKKIGLDWNRMAPDFPHVRFMDGFLLSEWFRMNEARYGTEAVSLDSWCTIGLREGGEQFGHGTMQVTLPAAFTTPEGNECFYCGQKSHRPEQCPAKQLTTPQPQVWHLLAKTDMKEFTKGFTAIDAAVQGKDFTSAMHDVVHTKNSLESVLARSVYEINCPGQIRTLKLVWRSRGKEWGEGLKQLAPQEGEYVWDALQSLLDNDREAAEELIKQAQLKYPRSYQPHSLLGFWNMEGRDSDQAFFHWQEAERMSYTPLQQGYFAYLQARLMEVQGNLKDAINGYRHANSFSPTWIDPVYRQAVCMVKMGFIGQAMDMFYDLIGRDPHVFNRILIDPELDRGRVQLMSSLWEWWAEAEKEAVEVRERVIKLTEDIGKRFDESHPYFETASEELERLKKLGATNNFVAFRLLIRGAEKFGSSLDDEVKREIKRINANLEYQADRVRNIQKEAAWFPFPRLLLEFNKDFNFCVDKINWVKTQHLKDADNFRKSIRYLDEIEERIDALQGRLVTLRIIRDGTLFVLMLGRNFIWFELIGLGLALVSIPGLIYFTRDVQGNWILDVIRGQQWEFTKGLVIILGILCLAMAAIKSAFTFEKRKRELFEQLDEEMRDTAPRRY from the coding sequence GTGCCTTCCATCGCCAAGCTCATAGACAGTCTGCCGGAGATCAGCCAATCACGTCTGGTCGCATCCGGCGTTGGCGTCTGGGTGGCCTGGAGAGGCAACCTCAACAACGCGGTGGAGAACACCTTCCGCGAGTACGGTGCTCTCGTGGTGGCTCGCGAGATCGACCAGGCCCTCTGGTTCTGCAACACCAACGAGATTTTTCGCGCTCTGGCCCGTTTGCAGATATGGGCCAAGGTCAATCCGGTGCCGGTCTTCTGCCAGGTGGTGCCCCTGACCCTGCTGGTGGGGTATGACATGGCCCATTCGGTCTCCCTGTCCGTGGAGCTGGACAGGCAGGAATGCCGTTTTCCCGAAGATTTTGAGGTGTTTATTCATCCCAAGCTCAAGGAGCGGGTGAACACCATTCCAGGGCTGACCTCGCCGGTCGTCGGCACCGTGGATGGCCTTGCCCCGGTGGACTGGCTCGGCCTGCACGCAGACCATGGTCTCGACTACGAGACGGTGCGCAAGTGGTACTTCGTCATCAAGCCCCTGGGCAAGATGTCCGACAAGGACAGCATCCTCGGTTGGCGGGATTTCTCCATCGAGATCGTGGACCTGCTCAAGAAGAACGGGCTGCGCTACATCTCCGATGTCAAGGACGGCTTCATTTTCTTTCCCCTGGACAACTTCCGGTTGCTGCGCTCCTTTTGCAGCGAAATCCTGACGCTTATCAAGACCCTCAAGGAAGATCCGGCCAAGCAGTACTGGCCGGTGGTCATGGTCGCCGTGGCCCAGGGCAACCTCCAGTTCACAGGCGATCTGCCCAAGAAGATAGGGCTGGACTGGAATCGCATGGCCCCGGATTTCCCCCATGTCCGGTTCATGGACGGGTTTCTCCTCTCGGAATGGTTCCGCATGAACGAGGCCCGGTATGGCACCGAGGCGGTCTCCCTCGACTCCTGGTGCACCATCGGCCTGCGCGAGGGTGGCGAACAGTTCGGCCACGGCACCATGCAGGTGACCCTGCCTGCCGCCTTCACCACCCCCGAGGGCAACGAGTGCTTTTACTGCGGCCAGAAGAGCCACAGGCCGGAGCAGTGCCCGGCCAAGCAGCTGACCACACCCCAGCCCCAGGTCTGGCATCTGCTCGCCAAGACGGACATGAAGGAGTTCACCAAAGGGTTTACAGCCATAGACGCCGCTGTGCAGGGCAAGGACTTCACCTCGGCAATGCACGATGTGGTCCACACCAAGAACAGTCTTGAGAGCGTCCTGGCCCGGTCCGTGTACGAGATCAACTGCCCCGGCCAGATCCGGACCCTCAAGCTCGTCTGGCGCAGCCGGGGCAAGGAGTGGGGCGAGGGACTCAAGCAGCTGGCACCACAGGAGGGGGAATACGTCTGGGATGCGCTGCAAAGCCTGCTGGACAATGATCGGGAGGCAGCCGAGGAGCTGATCAAGCAGGCCCAGCTCAAATACCCGCGCAGCTACCAGCCGCATTCCCTGCTCGGCTTCTGGAACATGGAAGGCCGCGATTCCGATCAGGCATTCTTCCACTGGCAGGAGGCGGAGCGGATGAGCTACACCCCGCTTCAGCAGGGGTATTTCGCCTATCTCCAGGCCCGCCTGATGGAGGTGCAGGGCAACCTCAAGGACGCCATCAACGGGTACAGGCACGCCAACAGCTTTTCGCCCACATGGATCGATCCGGTCTACCGGCAGGCCGTGTGCATGGTCAAAATGGGCTTCATTGGCCAGGCCATGGACATGTTCTACGATCTCATAGGCCGCGACCCCCATGTGTTCAACCGCATCCTGATCGACCCGGAACTCGACCGGGGGCGCGTGCAGCTCATGAGCTCGCTGTGGGAGTGGTGGGCCGAGGCCGAGAAGGAGGCCGTGGAGGTCCGCGAGCGCGTGATCAAGCTGACCGAGGACATTGGCAAGCGGTTCGACGAGAGCCACCCCTATTTTGAGACGGCCAGCGAGGAGCTGGAGCGGCTCAAGAAGCTTGGCGCGACCAACAACTTCGTGGCCTTCAGGCTCCTGATCCGGGGGGCCGAGAAGTTCGGGTCCAGCCTCGACGACGAGGTCAAGCGCGAGATCAAGCGCATCAACGCCAACCTGGAGTATCAGGCCGACCGGGTCAGAAACATCCAGAAGGAGGCGGCCTGGTTTCCTTTCCCCCGGCTTCTGCTTGAATTCAACAAGGATTTCAACTTCTGCGTCGACAAGATCAACTGGGTCAAGACCCAGCATTTGAAAGACGCCGACAACTTCAGGAAATCCATCCGCTATCTCGACGAGATAGAGGAGCGCATAGACGCCCTGCAGGGGCGGCTGGTGACCCTGCGGATCATCCGGGACGGCACCCTCTTCGTGCTCATGCTGGGGCGCAATTTCATCTGGTTCGAGCTGATCGGCCTTGGTCTGGCCCTGGTCTCCATCCCCGGCCTCATCTATTTCACCCGCGATGTGCAGGGCAACTGGATCCTCGATGTCATCCGGGGCCAGCAGTGGGAGTTCACCAAGGGGCTGGTCATCATCCTGGGCATCCTCTGCCTCGCCATGGCGGCCATCAAAAGCGCCTTCACCTTCGAGAAGCGAAAACGGGAACTGTTCGAGCAGCTTGACGAAGAGATGCGCGACACGGCCCCGCGTCGTTACTGA